Genomic segment of Synchiropus splendidus isolate RoL2022-P1 chromosome 4, RoL_Sspl_1.0, whole genome shotgun sequence:
TTCACTGAAAAGTGAGTGATATGTCACATTCAGAATGTGGTGGATTGATCATCAACATCACACCAATGACAGTGAGCTGTTAAAGTGAGGAATTTGGCTGGAATGTTTCAACAAGTCTAAATTGTCATCAGGTGTGAGTGTTTTCTGTCCTCCTTGGGCGACCTGTGCCTGCTTTTCTAGTCTGTCGTCCCAAGAGGCTGTGATGAGCTCCAGCTCCCGGTGACATCGTAATGTGGATAAAGCGTCTGAAattgaatgaatacattttcaatttttGTGAAAAAGCCAATCCAGCCATAAAGCCAAGAGAACCCTATGTTTGCAAAGATGGTCTTAGATCGAATGCCTGACCTGTGGTGTGTGTTGCTTTACAAAACTCAGTTAGGAAGTGAAATACACAGCTTCATCATGGTTCACAGCAGCAATACTGACAAAACCCAGTTCTGCTCAACCACTGAAAGGGGTACAATAAAGCACAGGATTACAAGAATATGTGTCTTGAAATCAACCTAGTGTCCCATTGGAAGCCTTACAAAACCCACTGCCTGCATTAACTTAGCATAGCCATGCTAATTAAAGCTGAGTTGTTGCCATAAGCTTTAGTAAAATTAGCCCTAGCTTGAGGAATGTGTATGAAACATATGATAGGTGAGacatttctcatttaaatgGCATCTTAACCTGAAAATGAATAGGAAGGTGTTGGTCTGAAAAACCCGCAACAGAATACCATACTTTCGCAGTATGCTATACCATCGATTGAAGAGTCAACTGAGGCTAGTAATGTGAAAACAAGTATGCTATGAAATCTTCCCTTCAAAGTGAACAAAAGAAGTGTGATCCAATCGTGTAATTGTGGTCTCTATCTCTAGGCCATGACAAAAAAGTAATGCTTGTCACACAGACAGTCAAACATAATTGTAAAAGTGGAGGCTCTGACctacaaagaaaacaaatgtgcgGTGAAATGTGAACGCAAAGGAAAGGAATGACCCTTCAGCCATGACGTCAACATTCAATTATGAAGCAACTTTGTGCTGTAGAGAGCTTAATGTCACATCGCTGTCCACACGTTGTGTTGCATTACACCTCATAGTGTAGATCATTAAGCTCTAGTCTTGTGTAATGCCGTCGGTCAAAGGACTCCATTGCTTTTCGGCCACCCACTGCGAGTGCCATGGTGAGCACGGCGAGGCCCAAGACCATAAACGCCACGACTCCACTTTTCAGTGCCCCGCGCGCTGCTATTGCCTTACCATGAGTGACGGACGGGTTCTGGAGGGCATTATCTGAGAGGACTGCACCTTTGGGAACAATGACAAGGCTTGTCTTTGCAGTGGTGGTAGTAGAAGTAGTGGGAGCTACAGTTGTGGTGGTAGTGGTAGTTGCTTTTTGAGTAGTAGTTGTAGGAGGAGTTGTGGTAGTAGTTGCTTTTTGAGTAGTTGTCAGAGGGGTTGTGGTAGTAGGTGTAGGGGTGGTAGTTGTCattgtcgtagtagtagtagtagcagcagtagtTGTAGCAGCAACAGTAGTGGTAGTCGTGGGGGCTAACGTCGTTGGATAGGGAGTGGTAGTTCTCTTTGTCGTAGCTTTACTGACAGTTGTGACAACTGGAAGGGATGTCACAGAGCCCTGGACCGGCTGGCTGATGTCGACGGTGTGAACTTTTCCTTTTCGGCCTTTGTTTAACTTTTTGCTCATTTTATTTGGCTTCCGAGTTGCGGTGGAAGTTGTCCTCACTGTCGTCATTCTTGTTGTCGTTTTGGGCGCTGAAGTCACTGGAGGCATGGTGGCAATGATGATAGGGGGTTGAGGAGGTGGTGGGGAGGAAGAGGCGGGGAAGGGGTCAGTGGTTTCCACTAGTGTGAGGTGtactgttgaagctgctgctgttgttgtggtCGATGTTGGCATGATCGTGGTGGGGGGCACAGTTTTCACTTTTGGCTTTGCTGTGGTTGtggttgttgtagttgttgtggttgttgttgtggtggtggtggtgggttgAGTGGttgtaggaggaggaggtgcaggTGTTGTGGTGGTAGTTGTCGTGGTAACAGGTCTCAGAGTGGTGGGATGGAGTAAGCCTGCGGGAGAAAAGATCAAATAAATATGAAGCAAAAAGCTTGAGTCACCATACAATATTTTACTCAAAGataaaaaatgcattcagtAGGAAATATTGCTTGTTGCAGTTAATGCTGCACCAAAATCCCATGAGCCTCCTTCCAAAGAGGAACTACTGTGGTGCATGACCACAATATGTTTCTGTGATACATGGCTGAGACGCCACATTGTCTCCAGAAGGTGATGGTACTATTGTAGTGACTTCTTAGATGTGGTGACATAAAACATAGTtgtcgttttgttttttgtttttttagcaaTAAAACTCCCTCCAAACATTGACCTTAGCTCCAACTATATTTCACAATTCCTGACATTTCTATCATATATTCATGCTCCCCTCTTTCCCCCCTTTGCTTTTAGCAATAGTTTATTCTCAATATAGCTTtttaatatatacatacacGCCATGCAGTTGGACAAAGGTGCAATAGGAAGTCAGATCTGATGAAGCCCATTCCATGTTGTTGCGTTAACCAATCAGATTTGGAATGTATTGAAAAGTATTTTACTGTTTTACTCTTTGAATTGAACTTTGTATTCCTGagcacacagacaaaccaaactTAACTGTGCTGAAATGTAATAATATCAAAACCACAGCAGTGCCATACCTCTTTTTATATTCTGATTCTTGGGTAAAcgcaaataaataacattaaataaataagttaaataacatttatttaagttTCAATAAATGTTTTTGAGATGTGAATCCCCAAGAGCTGAACTTGATTCACATTTCAGTCATTGTCATAGTTAATGGGAAAGTTATTCGTAGCGGAATATTTTActaatttcaattcaaattctGACAATCTTTTCAGGAgaatttggttgtttttttggttgtttttttaaagaaaattttGTGTACTTGTCAGGTACACCAAAACATCATCAGCAAAAAATGTTTGCTGTTTTCTTCCCTTTATTTGCACTCGTTTTAAATGGCTGTTCTGGACCGAACATTCCAAACAATGGTGCGGTCAAATTCTGCTTGTTTATTAATGGGTAACTGCTACAGTTTTTAGCTTAAGAAAATGAATCTGAAACAGCTAACAACTAAATGGACAGCTTGCACATTTGGTTAAAGGAAAATATTGTCATAGTGAATGTGTCCACTCAAAATATTTGAATCTTTGATGATTCAATAAGACTCGgaaggttttgttttctgttgtaccTGCATCCAAAGAAGACAAGGAATTAGTTTTGGTCATAAATGAAAAATTTGACAAGAGGCAAAACGCCATCTGAAGctagaaaatgaaaattgtcTTCTAACGTAACCGAAAGAGATAAACTGAGgacaattgaaattgaaaagacTTTGCACAAGTacaatgcaaaaatgaaaagacCTTCAAAGTCAAAAAGATGAAAAGAATCCTCCTTTCAACTGAATGGCCTTTCATTCCACCACAGCACACCACATATGGTTAGCGGCAAGACTGACAATACATTTGACACAAATGTGCCATGACTTATCCATCATCTATGCGTTTACCTTTGTAAATGTCGTTGGTGTTTATGCCACTCTCAGCCTTCATCAGTGGACAGTCCTGTTCAGTGTGGCAGTGAAACAGGAAGCAGTTGTCATCGCCGGCCTCTTTGTTGCCGTTAAATACTGCCATATTGCACTTGGACCCTGGTGAACGACAACATAGTCAGTTTCTACAATTATCGTCATGATCGTCTTTTTATCTTATCAAGCATGATTACGCAACCCTGCCATCCATTTATGGCTGATGTTCTGTCAAATTTCTTCCACGTCATCACTCGATGAGTCAACAAATGAGAACgtttaaaacataaaatagcTATATGGAATAGAGTCCACTCTCAGAAATATCAGCAATGAATCGCAAAATGCAAaatctgaatatatatatatatattcagattttgcatttttccatctttcaatacatttatattttacatttaatcttccacaatatatacatataccaTACAAACTCCCCAGTTCAGGACTGATCTCAGCATGCCTCACCTGGTTTGACCTCCTCTGAGCAGCAGGCCAAAACACAGTCTCGCTCTGACTGGACCACCCGTGCATCCATGGCGGTCCCTGGCTTGCTGAGCGCCAGCCTGACGTTGACGATAGCTTCCCGGTGCTGCCTAGAGAAACATGTCTCTGGTTCTAATGCTGCAGCAAGTGCCAGTAAGCAGGCAGTGAGTAGTAGTCTGAGGATCCGTGATGGAGGTGAGGACACAAAGGGGGTCATGGTGGTGGATGATTAACTGGTGGtcggaaaacacctcagagtcCAAGAAGGTAAAGTAGAGATTCACGATGGAGCTGTGAGACACAGAGGGGTCTTGTTAACTTGTCCATCTCAGTTGTTCCTTGAACAGTGACATTATATACTTATGTACGTTATATACTTGCGCAATTACTTTGTACAGTACTTATACATAATACAGCGAAACTCCTAAGAAAGGACAGAGGGCACTTTTTACTCAATCACGTCCAATCCCACTATACAATGGGTGTTTGTTACAATACAGGTTCTGCGTACTGTAGATGTGATGTTATCAAGTCGGTGACATGAAAAAATAAGGTATGTTCATATATCAATCAAAAGAAAGGAATTACTCTGTTAGGTGAGTACATGCCATCTATGTTTTACTTCTCATAACTTGTAACTGGCTTTTTAACCATGACAACACTGGGAACACACTCTCATATAGCAAAAG
This window contains:
- the mansc1 gene encoding MANSC domain-containing protein 1, which produces MTPFVSSPPSRILRLLLTACLLALAAALEPETCFSRQHREAIVNVRLALSKPGTAMDARVVQSERDCVLACCSEEVKPGSKCNMAVFNGNKEAGDDNCFLFHCHTEQDCPLMKAESGINTNDIYKGLLHPTTLRPVTTTTTTTTPAPPPPTTTQPTTTTTTTTTTTTTTTTTAKPKVKTVPPTTIMPTSTTTTAAASTVHLTLVETTDPFPASSSPPPPQPPIIIATMPPVTSAPKTTTRMTTVRTTSTATRKPNKMSKKLNKGRKGKVHTVDISQPVQGSVTSLPVVTTVSKATTKRTTTPYPTTLAPTTTTTVAATTTAATTTTTTMTTTTPTPTTTTPLTTTQKATTTTTPPTTTTQKATTTTTTTVAPTTSTTTTAKTSLVIVPKGAVLSDNALQNPSVTHGKAIAARGALKSGVVAFMVLGLAVLTMALAVGGRKAMESFDRRHYTRLELNDLHYEV